A genome region from Akkermansiaceae bacterium includes the following:
- the yidC gene encoding membrane protein insertase YidC has protein sequence MYDRKTWIVLAVCGVLIALNIHFTPKKAPPAPKPVAEDTGQAAATAGEAALSVETPPPPTEEELIVLENEKVAFTLSNIGGGIKFADLKEQKNVGRSSKVRINIHGAGPIAGFVDDREKLENSTYAYKADQSVPGETAVFIAKLPTGVIAKKTFSLENSDIPGKGYFLKLDLAFEYTGIGDFDLSRYGLFLGSSAPLHEKERAAYTGFFWYSDNEMHFHAATGFKGGWFSSEKSIINSEAEEQIQYAGITNQFFSIVIRPEKEAKTLVWGKPQTVSLTEGGKEYPAVQAAISLPEISLSTGQPVSLSYRIFVGPKANTMLRKLDNAEGGGDGWGDMMQYGFFSPVSRFLNWLLNLLHDGLMKVSSHESWGLAIICLTLIVRIAIWPLHAKSTHSMKRMSKLQPKMKELKEKYPDDPNKLNTEMMGLYRKYGINPLGGCLPMLIQIPIFFGFFRMLDYAVELRNQPFLWVDDLSQPDTVAHFFGIPINLLPIVMAATSAIQMAMMPKTGDKMQQRIMMFMPLMFFFFCYAYASALALYWTTQNIFSIGQTYLMNKIPEPELVARKDGGKKSWVQRMAEKQAEMQKLQQQRGKSGGMRDVTPDKPKKKGPPRTGG, from the coding sequence ATGTACGACCGTAAAACCTGGATCGTCCTCGCCGTCTGCGGCGTACTGATCGCCCTTAACATCCATTTCACCCCGAAGAAAGCCCCGCCCGCGCCGAAGCCCGTTGCTGAGGACACCGGGCAAGCTGCAGCAACCGCCGGGGAGGCCGCGCTCAGCGTCGAGACCCCTCCCCCTCCCACGGAGGAGGAACTCATCGTCCTCGAGAACGAGAAAGTCGCCTTCACCCTCTCCAACATCGGCGGGGGCATCAAGTTCGCGGATCTCAAGGAGCAGAAAAACGTCGGCAGATCCTCAAAGGTGCGCATCAACATCCACGGAGCGGGCCCCATCGCGGGTTTCGTGGACGATAGGGAGAAACTCGAGAACTCCACCTACGCCTACAAGGCGGACCAATCCGTCCCCGGCGAGACCGCCGTGTTCATCGCCAAGCTGCCCACCGGCGTCATCGCCAAGAAAACCTTCTCGCTGGAAAATTCCGACATCCCCGGGAAAGGCTATTTCCTCAAGCTGGATCTCGCATTCGAATACACCGGCATCGGCGATTTCGACCTCTCCCGCTACGGACTTTTCCTGGGTTCCTCAGCGCCCCTCCACGAAAAGGAGCGGGCCGCATACACGGGCTTCTTCTGGTATTCGGACAACGAGATGCACTTTCATGCCGCGACAGGCTTCAAGGGCGGTTGGTTCTCCTCGGAAAAATCCATCATCAACAGCGAAGCGGAGGAGCAGATCCAGTACGCGGGCATCACCAACCAGTTCTTCTCCATCGTCATCCGCCCGGAGAAGGAAGCCAAGACGCTTGTCTGGGGAAAGCCGCAGACCGTATCACTCACCGAGGGTGGCAAGGAATACCCTGCCGTCCAGGCAGCCATCTCGTTGCCTGAAATCTCCCTTTCCACCGGCCAGCCCGTCAGCCTGAGCTACCGCATCTTCGTCGGCCCAAAGGCGAACACGATGCTACGCAAGCTCGACAACGCGGAAGGCGGCGGCGACGGCTGGGGCGACATGATGCAATACGGCTTCTTCAGCCCGGTGTCGCGCTTCCTAAACTGGCTACTCAACCTCCTCCACGATGGCCTGATGAAGGTTTCCTCCCACGAGTCATGGGGGCTCGCCATCATCTGCCTCACCCTCATCGTCCGCATCGCCATCTGGCCGCTCCACGCGAAATCGACCCACTCGATGAAGCGCATGTCCAAGCTCCAGCCCAAGATGAAGGAGCTGAAGGAGAAATATCCCGACGACCCCAACAAGCTCAATACCGAGATGATGGGCCTCTACCGCAAATACGGCATCAACCCCCTCGGCGGATGCCTTCCCATGCTCATCCAGATCCCTATCTTCTTCGGATTCTTCCGCATGCTCGATTACGCCGTGGAGCTCCGCAACCAGCCTTTCCTCTGGGTCGATGACCTTTCGCAGCCGGACACCGTCGCCCATTTCTTCGGCATCCCGATCAATCTTCTCCCCATCGTCATGGCCGCCACCAGCGCCATCCAGATGGCGATGATGCCCAAGACCGGCGACAAGATGCAGCAGCGCATCATGATGTTCATGCCGCTGATGTTCTTCTTCTTCTGCTACGCATACGCCTCCGCCCTCGCACTCTACTGGACCACGCAGAACATCTTCTCCATCGGACAGACCTACCTGATGAACAAGATCCCCGAGCCGGAACTCGTCGCCCGCAAGGACGGCGGCAAGAAATCCTGGGTGCAGCGGATGGCCGAAAAACAAGCCGAAATGCAGAAGCTCCAGCAGCAGCGCGGCAAATCCGGCGGCATGCGCGATGTCACCCCGGACAAGCCGAAGAAAAAGGGTCCGCCCCGCACGGGAGGCTGA
- a CDS encoding adenylosuccinate lyase: MIPNVLAERYSSTEMNKIWSAEGRIVLEREYWIAVMKAQRDLGLGISEEAIAAYEEVKDNVDVRSIMDRERVTRHDVKARIEEFNGLAGHEEIHKGLTSRDLTENVEQLQVFRSLLLIRDKTVAALRGMRERAEQWDEMVLTARTHNVAAQPTTLGKRIAMFGEELLSGFRMLEDVIAGYAVRGLKGAVGTQMDQLSLFGGDAEKVAELEKRIVAHLGIPQQWSNVGQVYPRSLDLRVVSILTELASGPSSFCKTLRLMAGNETASEGFAPGQTGSSAMPHKMNSRSCERVNGFHVILKGYLAMAAGLAGDQWNEGDVSCSVVRRVMLPDAFFCIDGMFETYLTILGQMDAYEAVIASETARYLPFLMTTTVMMEAVKRGVGRETAHKAIKEHAVATVADMRTGAVDKNNLLDRLAEDGRLGLSRDELGEILEKGDKEVGAAKSQVNFFSGEVRKLEQKWPEASAYAPGGIL; this comes from the coding sequence ATGATTCCCAACGTCCTTGCAGAGAGATATTCGTCCACGGAAATGAACAAGATCTGGTCCGCGGAGGGGCGTATCGTGTTGGAGCGGGAGTATTGGATCGCGGTTATGAAGGCTCAGCGGGATCTTGGGCTGGGGATTTCCGAGGAGGCCATCGCGGCCTATGAAGAGGTGAAGGACAATGTGGATGTGCGGTCCATCATGGATCGCGAGCGGGTCACCCGCCACGATGTGAAGGCGCGGATCGAGGAGTTCAACGGGCTGGCCGGGCATGAGGAGATCCACAAGGGGCTGACCTCGCGCGATCTCACGGAGAACGTGGAGCAGCTTCAGGTTTTCCGGAGCCTCCTGCTGATTCGGGACAAAACCGTCGCAGCCCTGCGTGGGATGCGCGAGCGTGCGGAGCAGTGGGATGAGATGGTGCTGACCGCGCGGACACACAATGTCGCCGCCCAGCCGACGACTTTGGGCAAACGCATAGCCATGTTCGGGGAGGAGCTGCTTTCCGGATTCCGCATGCTGGAGGATGTCATCGCCGGCTATGCCGTGCGTGGATTGAAAGGGGCGGTCGGCACGCAGATGGATCAGCTCTCGCTCTTCGGTGGGGATGCGGAGAAAGTCGCCGAGCTTGAGAAACGCATCGTCGCCCATCTAGGCATCCCGCAGCAGTGGAGCAACGTGGGCCAGGTGTATCCGCGGTCGCTGGATCTGCGGGTCGTCTCCATCCTCACGGAGCTGGCGAGCGGCCCGTCATCCTTTTGTAAAACCCTCCGCCTCATGGCCGGGAACGAAACCGCCAGCGAGGGTTTCGCGCCGGGGCAGACAGGATCGAGCGCGATGCCGCACAAGATGAACTCCCGTTCCTGCGAGCGGGTGAACGGTTTCCACGTGATCCTCAAAGGCTACCTCGCCATGGCCGCCGGTCTCGCCGGGGACCAGTGGAACGAGGGCGATGTGAGCTGTTCCGTAGTGCGCCGCGTGATGCTTCCGGATGCTTTTTTCTGCATCGACGGCATGTTCGAGACCTATCTGACGATCCTCGGCCAGATGGACGCCTACGAGGCGGTGATCGCTTCGGAAACCGCCCGTTACCTGCCTTTCCTGATGACCACCACGGTGATGATGGAGGCGGTGAAACGCGGGGTCGGACGGGAGACTGCGCACAAGGCGATCAAGGAGCACGCGGTTGCGACGGTTGCGGACATGCGCACGGGTGCGGTGGATAAGAACAATCTGCTGGACCGGCTTGCCGAAGACGGCCGACTGGGCCTATCCCGCGACGAGCTCGGCGAGATCCTGGAAAAGGGCGACAAGGAAGTCGGCGCCGCCAAGTCACAGGTGAACTTTTTCTCCGGAGAAGTCAGAAAACTTGAGCAGAAATGGCCTGAGGCTTCGGCTTACGCGCCGGGCGGGATTCTGTAG
- a CDS encoding M3 family metallopeptidase yields MHPFLSPDFHVRWSTLTPETIVPSITQALADAKDAIGKICSQPASEITYESSFLALENATETLSLGWGRLQHLDSVSDNPAQREALNRMLPAVTDFYSSLSLNPQLFKILNTFAESQAAAALPPIHQRHIQETIEDFKTSGAALPDDKKARIAAIDSELSKLTKQYSEHVLDSTNAWELVIDDKAKLAGLPESALAGAAANAKAKGHPEGSYRFTLQFPSMYPIMQHAEDENLRKTVWEASVNVAVHEPYDNSSLVWEILKLRHEKAQILGHANFADLTLQRRMARDGETALAFVERIHERIETRFKEEVRQLAQYKATKEGRHHGAQLPQPLEPWETAYYAELQRKENYAIDDEALRPYFPVTGVMEGMFEIATRIFGITITQLETIYYEPGSPPDPAMDGAVETWHPEVTFYEIHDSETGKHLGSFYADWHPRETKRGGAWMNSLLTGGPGEPHLGLIIGNMTPPVGGKDALLTHREVETIFHEFGHLLHGMLSDVPVKSLSGTNVAWDFVELPSQIMENYCWERETLDLFARHHETGATIPEDLFGKMVAAKNYLSASTFMTQLAHGKLDLELHIHLGKYLGRHLDEVTREILATYRAPVTTPSPSMAHRFNHLFSSPTGYAAGYYSYKWAEVLDADAFTRFQKEGILNPETGMSFRREILSKGNSAPAETLYENFMSRPADPTALLARAGLA; encoded by the coding sequence ATGCATCCATTCCTATCCCCAGACTTCCACGTCCGCTGGTCCACACTGACCCCGGAAACCATCGTACCATCCATCACCCAAGCCCTCGCCGACGCGAAGGACGCCATCGGGAAAATCTGTTCCCAGCCAGCCTCGGAAATCACCTACGAATCGAGTTTCCTGGCCTTGGAAAACGCCACGGAAACCCTGTCGCTGGGCTGGGGCAGGCTGCAGCACCTCGATTCCGTCTCCGACAATCCCGCCCAACGCGAAGCGCTCAACAGGATGCTGCCCGCAGTCACCGATTTCTACTCCTCGCTCTCGCTCAACCCCCAACTGTTCAAGATCCTCAACACCTTTGCGGAAAGCCAAGCCGCCGCAGCCCTCCCACCCATTCACCAACGCCACATCCAGGAAACCATCGAGGATTTCAAGACCTCCGGCGCCGCCCTTCCCGATGACAAAAAAGCCCGCATCGCCGCGATCGACTCGGAACTCTCCAAGCTCACCAAACAATACTCCGAACACGTCCTCGATTCCACCAACGCATGGGAACTCGTCATCGACGACAAGGCCAAACTCGCCGGGCTACCCGAATCCGCCCTCGCCGGCGCCGCCGCCAACGCCAAGGCCAAAGGACATCCGGAGGGCAGCTATCGTTTCACACTCCAGTTCCCATCGATGTATCCCATCATGCAGCACGCGGAGGACGAGAACCTGCGCAAGACCGTCTGGGAGGCTTCGGTCAACGTAGCCGTCCACGAGCCCTACGACAATTCCTCACTTGTCTGGGAGATCCTCAAGCTCCGCCACGAAAAGGCCCAAATCCTAGGTCATGCGAATTTCGCCGACCTCACCCTCCAGCGCCGCATGGCCCGCGACGGCGAAACCGCCCTCGCCTTCGTCGAGCGGATCCACGAGCGTATCGAGACACGGTTCAAGGAGGAGGTCCGGCAACTCGCCCAATACAAGGCCACCAAGGAGGGGCGGCATCATGGCGCCCAACTACCCCAGCCTCTGGAACCATGGGAAACGGCCTACTACGCCGAGCTCCAGCGCAAGGAAAACTATGCCATAGACGACGAAGCCCTGCGCCCCTACTTCCCCGTCACCGGCGTTATGGAAGGCATGTTCGAGATCGCCACCCGCATCTTCGGAATCACCATCACCCAGCTCGAAACCATCTACTACGAACCCGGTAGCCCCCCCGACCCTGCCATGGACGGGGCAGTCGAGACCTGGCACCCGGAGGTCACATTCTACGAGATCCACGACTCGGAAACCGGGAAACACCTCGGTTCCTTCTACGCCGACTGGCACCCGCGTGAAACGAAACGCGGCGGCGCATGGATGAACTCCCTTCTCACCGGCGGCCCCGGCGAGCCCCACCTCGGCCTCATCATCGGCAACATGACCCCGCCCGTCGGCGGTAAGGACGCCCTCCTAACCCACCGCGAGGTAGAGACCATCTTCCACGAGTTCGGCCACCTTCTCCACGGCATGCTCTCCGATGTCCCGGTGAAATCCCTTTCCGGAACCAACGTCGCATGGGACTTCGTCGAGCTGCCCTCCCAGATCATGGAGAACTATTGCTGGGAGCGCGAGACACTCGATCTCTTTGCCCGCCACCACGAGACCGGCGCAACCATCCCGGAAGACCTTTTCGGGAAAATGGTAGCCGCCAAGAACTACCTCAGCGCAAGCACCTTCATGACCCAACTCGCCCACGGCAAGCTCGACCTCGAGCTCCACATCCACCTCGGCAAATACCTCGGCCGCCACCTCGATGAGGTGACCCGCGAGATCCTCGCCACCTACCGCGCTCCCGTCACCACCCCCAGCCCCTCCATGGCGCACCGCTTCAACCACCTGTTCAGCTCCCCCACCGGCTACGCCGCCGGCTACTACTCCTACAAATGGGCCGAGGTGCTAGATGCGGATGCCTTCACCCGATTCCAGAAAGAGGGAAT
- a CDS encoding DUF2062 domain-containing protein codes for MRSAYRMLRHRRLRDRPWWRTMTRPLFDRQLWVPCRDTVASGLAIGLFFSMILILPLQMLFAAVLAMRFRVNVPFAMAGCWVSNVFTNVPLGLAQAWLGNWMITALHFPMPHFLRKVHFNVPEVGEINAANLFLGMFVSAVILALLSYPLVHLFSAVMPHHLPVLKRRLPPVSRKAGD; via the coding sequence GTGAGGAGCGCTTACCGGATGTTGCGGCACCGCAGGTTGCGCGACAGGCCGTGGTGGCGGACGATGACCAGGCCGCTCTTCGATAGGCAGCTCTGGGTGCCGTGCCGTGATACGGTGGCTTCGGGTCTGGCGATCGGCCTGTTTTTCTCGATGATCCTGATTCTTCCGTTGCAGATGCTATTCGCGGCGGTGCTGGCGATGCGGTTCAGGGTGAATGTGCCCTTCGCGATGGCGGGCTGCTGGGTTTCCAATGTGTTCACGAACGTGCCGCTGGGTCTGGCGCAGGCATGGCTGGGGAACTGGATGATCACCGCGCTGCATTTCCCGATGCCGCATTTCCTCCGCAAGGTACACTTCAACGTGCCGGAAGTCGGCGAGATCAATGCCGCGAACCTGTTCCTGGGAATGTTCGTTTCCGCGGTGATACTGGCGCTGCTTTCCTACCCGCTGGTGCACCTTTTTTCCGCCGTCATGCCGCATCATCTGCCTGTGCTGAAGCGGCGCTTGCCTCCGGTTTCTCGGAAGGCTGGGGATTGA
- a CDS encoding TIM barrel protein, giving the protein MEAPANNNATEAAAAILAGKPGGIKHSVCRWCYDDIPLESLCEAAKGMGVQSIELVETSDFPILRKHGLDCAMVTFPTAVTKHGVKVGMIEKSFNRTEHHDALVEVYEKKLSDCAAVGARQLICFPGNRDGMGDEEGLENCEAGLRRILPLAEKLGVILSMELLNSRVDHPDYMCDRTAWGTALVDRIASPNFRLLYDIYHMQVMEGDIIATIRAKHDYFSHYHTGGVPGRNEIDESQELNYPAIMRAIVETGYSGYVGQEFIPKNPDKLASLRQGVGICTV; this is encoded by the coding sequence ATGGAAGCCCCAGCAAACAACAACGCCACCGAAGCAGCCGCAGCCATCCTCGCCGGGAAACCGGGCGGGATCAAGCACTCCGTCTGCCGCTGGTGCTATGATGACATCCCGCTCGAGAGTCTCTGCGAGGCAGCGAAGGGGATGGGTGTGCAATCCATCGAGCTGGTTGAAACGTCGGACTTCCCCATCCTCAGGAAGCATGGCCTGGACTGCGCGATGGTGACCTTCCCGACGGCGGTCACAAAGCACGGCGTGAAGGTCGGCATGATCGAGAAATCCTTCAACCGAACGGAGCACCACGATGCCCTTGTGGAGGTTTATGAAAAAAAGCTCAGCGACTGCGCGGCGGTGGGCGCTAGGCAGCTCATCTGCTTTCCGGGGAACCGTGACGGGATGGGCGATGAGGAGGGCCTGGAGAACTGTGAGGCAGGCCTGAGGCGTATCCTGCCTCTTGCCGAAAAGCTCGGTGTGATCCTTTCCATGGAGCTTCTCAACTCGCGCGTGGATCATCCGGATTACATGTGCGACCGCACGGCATGGGGAACGGCGCTTGTGGATCGCATCGCGAGCCCGAACTTCAGGCTGCTCTACGACATCTACCACATGCAGGTCATGGAGGGGGATATCATCGCCACGATACGGGCGAAGCATGACTACTTCTCCCACTACCATACCGGCGGCGTGCCTGGGAGAAATGAGATCGATGAGAGCCAGGAGCTTAACTATCCGGCGATCATGAGAGCCATCGTGGAAACCGGATACAGCGGCTACGTCGGCCAGGAGTTCATCCCGAAAAACCCGGACAAGCTAGCCAGCCTGAGGCAGGGGGTGGGGATCTGCACGGTTTGA
- a CDS encoding ABC-F family ATP-binding cassette domain-containing protein: protein MLTIKKLTKTLGGRTLLREAEMSINWGERVALVGPNGAGKSTLFRMILDEDQPDEGTIDRDEYAITGYLPQEAGEPSDETIIEIAMGITPEMIGLLRTIREGEKSGDLSTEKFAKAQDQFTALNGYQLEPKAKKILAGLGFKQEDFNRPAREYSGGWVMRAHLARLLVMEPDLLMLDEPTNHLDLISLLWLQRYLLNYSGAILMISHDRDFMDMMIETVIEIDPDAMQLISYTGNYTAYLDEREKVYERKVQAYRNQNKEIEAHMEFIERFRQVGSKAAQVQSRIKLVDKIEKIEKPRAPRKPFKFAFPQPPRSNQKVIEFHKVGQSYPGKRIYKDLDLTIERGDKIVLVGPNGAGKTTLLKLLAGELEIDGGKKETGYLTKIGYYSQHRAEALNEYNTVLDEVMGACTTLREEDARAILGTFLFRRADVEKRCGVLSGGEKSRLNLVKFLVDPPNLLLMDEPTTHLDILSIDSLVNALKSYEGTLVFISHDVHFIRTLAETTLHVTRDEKNPENGAVVTRYTGGYDYFLEKSGLSDDRSAVTS from the coding sequence GTGTTGACGATCAAGAAACTTACGAAAACCCTCGGCGGGCGCACCCTTTTGCGCGAGGCCGAGATGTCCATCAACTGGGGCGAGCGCGTCGCCCTCGTGGGCCCGAACGGGGCCGGGAAGTCCACGCTTTTCCGGATGATCCTCGATGAGGACCAGCCGGATGAGGGCACGATAGACCGCGACGAATACGCGATCACAGGATATCTCCCGCAGGAAGCGGGCGAGCCTTCCGATGAGACGATCATCGAGATCGCGATGGGGATCACGCCTGAAATGATAGGCCTGCTGCGCACGATACGCGAAGGTGAGAAATCAGGCGACCTTTCCACCGAGAAATTCGCCAAGGCGCAGGATCAGTTCACCGCGCTCAACGGCTACCAGCTTGAGCCGAAGGCCAAGAAAATCCTCGCCGGGCTGGGCTTCAAGCAGGAGGATTTCAACAGGCCGGCCCGCGAATACTCCGGCGGCTGGGTGATGCGCGCCCACCTCGCACGCCTCCTTGTCATGGAGCCCGACCTGCTCATGCTCGACGAGCCGACCAACCACCTCGACCTCATCTCCCTCCTCTGGCTCCAGCGCTACCTGTTGAATTACTCGGGGGCCATCCTGATGATCTCCCATGACCGCGATTTCATGGACATGATGATCGAGACCGTCATTGAAATCGATCCGGATGCGATGCAGCTCATTTCCTACACCGGAAATTACACGGCTTATCTTGACGAGAGGGAAAAGGTCTATGAGCGCAAGGTCCAGGCCTACCGGAACCAGAACAAGGAAATCGAGGCGCATATGGAATTCATCGAGCGCTTCCGGCAGGTGGGTTCGAAGGCGGCCCAGGTGCAGTCACGGATCAAGCTTGTGGACAAGATCGAGAAAATCGAGAAGCCCCGCGCCCCGCGCAAACCGTTCAAGTTCGCATTCCCGCAGCCTCCGCGCTCGAACCAGAAGGTCATCGAGTTCCATAAAGTCGGCCAGTCATACCCGGGGAAGCGCATTTACAAGGATCTCGACCTCACCATCGAGCGCGGGGACAAGATCGTCCTTGTCGGCCCGAACGGTGCGGGCAAGACCACCCTGCTCAAGCTGCTGGCCGGGGAACTGGAGATCGACGGCGGGAAAAAGGAGACCGGCTACCTCACCAAGATCGGCTACTATTCCCAGCACCGCGCCGAGGCCCTGAACGAATACAACACGGTGCTCGATGAGGTCATGGGCGCGTGCACCACCCTCCGCGAAGAGGACGCCAGGGCCATCCTCGGCACCTTCCTGTTCCGCCGGGCGGATGTGGAGAAACGCTGCGGCGTCCTTTCCGGAGGGGAGAAATCACGCCTCAACCTGGTGAAATTCCTCGTCGATCCGCCCAATCTCCTGCTCATGGACGAGCCGACGACCCACCTCGACATCCTCTCCATAGACTCCCTCGTGAACGCGCTGAAGTCCTACGAAGGCACGCTTGTCTTCATTTCCCACGACGTGCATTTCATCCGCACCCTCGCGGAAACGACCTTGCATGTGACACGCGATGAAAAGAACCCGGAGAATGGCGCCGTAGTCACCCGATACACCGGCGGCTACGATTACTTCCTGGAGAAATCCGGCCTTAGCGACGACCGCAGTGCGGTGACTTCCTAA
- a CDS encoding glutaminyl-peptide cyclotransferase, with product MKFRIFAAALLALSSGACQKKAQGVNQVKEPAEAPVAPDWKAHPMLGYEVLRELPHDTGAFTQGLLLSHGDWIETTGGYGTSSIRRVEKETGKVLRKRDLPANFFGEGVADLDGKLHQLTWHGRQGFLYDTKTLEPLGNFRYDGEGWGLTSDGASLVMSDGSDRLRFLDPKTFRVWRELRVRLNGKPVNLLNELEFIEGEIFANVWHSDFILRINPKDGTVLGVIDLTGIDAKSRRLDPEHVLNGIAYDPQSRELFVTGKCWPKIYQIRLIPKQ from the coding sequence ATGAAATTCCGCATCTTCGCCGCCGCACTCCTCGCCCTCTCATCGGGGGCTTGCCAGAAAAAGGCACAGGGGGTGAATCAGGTCAAGGAGCCTGCCGAAGCGCCGGTGGCTCCGGATTGGAAAGCCCATCCCATGCTGGGCTATGAGGTGCTCCGCGAGCTTCCCCATGACACAGGGGCTTTCACCCAGGGATTGCTTCTATCGCACGGTGATTGGATCGAAACCACCGGCGGATATGGCACGTCGAGCATACGCCGCGTTGAGAAGGAAACAGGAAAGGTGCTGAGGAAAAGAGACTTGCCTGCCAATTTTTTCGGGGAAGGCGTGGCGGACCTGGATGGGAAACTCCATCAGCTGACATGGCACGGCCGGCAGGGCTTCCTTTATGACACCAAGACCCTGGAGCCCTTGGGGAACTTCAGATACGATGGCGAAGGCTGGGGGCTCACGAGCGACGGGGCATCCCTGGTCATGAGCGATGGCAGCGACCGGCTGCGTTTTCTCGACCCCAAGACCTTCCGCGTCTGGCGGGAGCTGCGGGTGCGCCTCAATGGCAAGCCGGTCAATCTCCTCAATGAACTGGAATTCATCGAGGGCGAGATTTTCGCAAACGTGTGGCACAGCGATTTCATCCTGCGCATCAACCCCAAGGACGGCACCGTCCTCGGCGTGATCGACCTGACCGGGATCGATGCCAAGTCCCGTAGGCTCGATCCCGAACATGTGCTCAACGGCATCGCCTACGACCCGCAGTCGCGGGAATTGTTCGTCACCGGAAAATGCTGGCCGAAGATCTATCAGATACGGCTGATCCCGAAACAATGA
- a CDS encoding trypsin-like peptidase domain-containing protein: protein MNLRTIPALVLLTAVAGAAPVVIDDAALIRALQKGVSDFAESGEGITADQLAKDVAAAPAKLDLAIPAVSPPENLDASVYLIGSVYKCGKCDKWHSSGTATAWALAEDGLMVSNHHVFANTKGGAMGVCGIDGKVHRVMEILAADEANDIAIFRVDASGLQPLGIGEPAPVGTAVQVIGNPDQRLFTHTFGHVSRYHNRPKAPGGAGILQMSITADYAKGSSGGPVLNAAGEVIGMVSSTQSIYYKGKEQGPLQMVVKNCVPASSISAMIPQYGGKTAQVPEGAPQEQPQ from the coding sequence ATGAATTTGCGCACCATACCAGCCCTTGTTCTGCTCACCGCCGTGGCGGGCGCGGCACCGGTCGTCATCGACGATGCCGCCCTGATCCGCGCGCTCCAGAAAGGTGTCTCCGATTTCGCCGAATCGGGAGAGGGCATCACCGCAGACCAGCTCGCGAAAGATGTGGCCGCGGCTCCAGCCAAGCTGGATCTTGCGATTCCTGCGGTGAGCCCCCCGGAGAACCTTGATGCATCCGTCTATCTCATCGGTTCCGTTTACAAATGCGGCAAGTGCGACAAGTGGCATTCCTCGGGAACCGCGACGGCATGGGCCTTGGCCGAGGATGGCCTGATGGTGAGCAACCACCATGTCTTCGCGAACACCAAGGGCGGGGCGATGGGTGTCTGCGGCATCGACGGGAAAGTCCATCGGGTCATGGAAATCCTCGCTGCGGACGAAGCCAACGACATCGCCATTTTCCGCGTCGACGCAAGCGGTCTCCAGCCGCTGGGCATCGGCGAACCGGCACCGGTCGGCACGGCCGTGCAGGTCATCGGGAATCCGGACCAGCGGCTGTTCACCCACACCTTCGGCCACGTTTCCCGCTACCACAACCGCCCGAAGGCACCCGGCGGCGCGGGCATCCTGCAGATGTCCATCACCGCGGACTATGCCAAGGGTTCCTCAGGCGGGCCGGTGCTCAACGCGGCAGGCGAGGTCATCGGGATGGTCAGCTCCACCCAGTCGATCTACTACAAGGGCAAGGAGCAGGGGCCCTTGCAGATGGTCGTAAAAAACTGCGTTCCGGCTTCCTCCATCTCTGCGATGATCCCGCAATACGGCGGGAAAACGGCGCAAGTGCCGGAGGGCGCTCCCCAGGAACAGCCGCAATGA
- a CDS encoding undecaprenyl-diphosphate phosphatase produces MEIWQAILLGLIEGITEYLPVSSTGHLIVAQRLMHIGTANGIDKLAADCFAICIQGGAILAVLGLYYKHVLKMLMGVLGRDPEGLKLAVAVLVGFLPAAVLGLLLNDIIEQKLFGLWPVIFAWVAGGFAILWTVRWRKRHPPRGNGRDILKLAWQSALFIGFLQCIAMWPGTSRSLMTICGGLIVGLSVKSAVEYSFLLGVLTLTAATAKKAIWKLGEAGPDYDVWFGGSKLMWDSYGPIPLIAGIIAATISAAFAVKWLVSFLQSHGLGIFGWYRIVLGIAIGTLVLTETLQP; encoded by the coding sequence ATGGAAATCTGGCAAGCCATCCTCCTCGGCCTCATCGAAGGCATCACCGAATATCTCCCTGTCTCCTCGACCGGCCACCTCATCGTCGCCCAGCGCCTCATGCACATCGGCACCGCCAACGGCATCGACAAGCTCGCCGCCGACTGCTTCGCCATCTGCATCCAGGGCGGAGCCATCCTCGCGGTCCTCGGCCTCTACTACAAACACGTCCTGAAAATGCTCATGGGAGTCCTCGGCCGCGATCCCGAGGGACTCAAGCTCGCCGTCGCCGTCCTTGTGGGCTTCCTCCCCGCCGCAGTCCTCGGCCTTCTCCTCAACGACATCATCGAGCAAAAGCTCTTCGGCCTCTGGCCCGTCATCTTCGCATGGGTGGCGGGCGGCTTCGCCATCCTGTGGACCGTCCGCTGGCGGAAACGCCACCCGCCCCGCGGCAACGGCCGCGACATCCTCAAGCTCGCCTGGCAGTCCGCCCTCTTCATCGGTTTCCTCCAGTGTATCGCCATGTGGCCCGGCACATCCCGCTCACTGATGACCATCTGCGGTGGCCTCATCGTCGGGCTCTCGGTGAAATCCGCCGTCGAGTATTCCTTCCTTCTCGGCGTGCTAACCCTCACCGCCGCCACCGCGAAAAAGGCCATCTGGAAACTCGGCGAAGCCGGCCCCGACTACGATGTCTGGTTCGGCGGATCCAAGCTCATGTGGGATTCCTACGGCCCCATACCTCTCATCGCAGGCATCATCGCTGCCACCATCTCCGCCGCCTTCGCCGTCAAATGGCTCGTATCCTTCCTCCAGTCCCACGGCCTCGGCATCTTCGGCTGGTACCGCATCGTCCTCGGAATCGCCATCGGCACCCTCGTCCTGACAGAAACACTACAGCCATGA